One Chryseobacterium sp. StRB126 genomic region harbors:
- a CDS encoding PolC-type DNA polymerase III has translation MYSIIDIESNGAGYRNECIIDIAIYRYDGQKITDQFISLVNPEGDITPFVQKLTSITPKMVKTAPKFHEIAKRVIEITQNTTLVGHNIDFDYRMLRQSFKRLGYDFNINTLDTIPLAKKLIPDEVSYSLGKLVKSLGIPLTNHHRADGDARATLELFKLLVSKDTENEIIQKQHDETNAKTYINKIKLLTQDLPNDKGFVYFQDESGRIIFSDYVQDINKFSKKVFNSKSKKWEQVQKGVEQINFELAGTDIIAKLILNSKNVKKKEVLPFGLYFRNNKYVVEKNKLNKTEKPILKFRSFTQGTKAVQFIGAQEEYNDVEVLKQTIEFRKRNELWLGTGRRLGEKLFLIIENGKVMSFGFYELFTQIQTLSKLAKLKIDLQLSSTDLNNELQLALLRGDFETLPLPK, from the coding sequence ATGTATTCAATTATAGACATAGAAAGTAATGGTGCAGGTTATAGAAATGAATGCATTATAGATATCGCCATTTACAGATATGACGGGCAGAAAATTACAGATCAGTTTATATCCCTTGTCAATCCGGAAGGAGACATTACTCCTTTTGTACAAAAGCTGACCAGTATCACACCAAAAATGGTGAAAACGGCTCCTAAATTTCATGAAATAGCCAAAAGAGTTATTGAAATTACCCAAAACACAACATTGGTAGGGCATAATATTGATTTCGACTACAGAATGCTTCGCCAATCGTTTAAAAGGCTTGGTTATGATTTTAACATCAATACTTTAGATACAATTCCTCTAGCTAAAAAACTAATTCCTGATGAAGTAAGTTATTCTTTGGGTAAATTGGTGAAATCACTGGGGATTCCTTTGACTAATCATCATAGAGCCGACGGAGATGCCAGAGCAACGCTGGAGCTGTTTAAACTTTTAGTATCAAAAGATACTGAGAACGAGATTATTCAAAAACAGCACGATGAAACCAATGCGAAAACCTATATCAATAAGATCAAGCTCCTGACACAGGATCTTCCGAACGATAAAGGATTTGTGTATTTTCAGGATGAGAGCGGAAGGATCATCTTCTCAGATTATGTTCAGGATATCAATAAGTTTTCCAAAAAAGTATTCAATTCCAAGTCCAAAAAATGGGAACAGGTTCAAAAGGGTGTTGAGCAAATCAATTTCGAGCTTGCCGGAACGGATATTATTGCTAAGCTGATCCTGAATTCTAAAAATGTTAAGAAAAAAGAAGTTTTGCCATTCGGTCTTTATTTCAGAAACAATAAATACGTTGTTGAAAAAAACAAACTGAATAAAACTGAAAAACCGATCCTGAAATTCAGATCATTTACTCAAGGGACAAAAGCGGTTCAGTTTATTGGTGCTCAGGAAGAATACAATGATGTAGAGGTATTGAAACAAACAATAGAATTCAGAAAAAGAAATGAACTTTGGTTGGGAACCGGAAGAAGATTAGGTGAGAAATTATTTTTAATTATTGAAAACGGAAAGGTAATGTCGTTTGGTTTTTATGAACTGTTTACGCAGATACAGACACTAAGTAAACTTGCCAAATTAAAAATAGATCTTCAGCTGTCTTCAACAGATTTGAACAATGAACTGCAGCTAGCACTTCTGCGTGGTGATTTTGAGACGTTGCCACTGCCTAAATAA